Sequence from the Maribellus comscasis genome:
GAAGACGGTTTTTGAAAAGTGCATTGGTTGCAGGAGCCGGTTTTACCGTTGTTCCGCGCCATGTTCTGGGAGGCAATGGTTTTATTCCACCTTCCGATCAGCTCACAAAAGCCATTATCGGAGTTGGAGGGATGGGACGCGGCCACATCCCCTACGAGGGAACCCGCGTTGTTGCTATTTGCGATGTTGACACTGAACATTTGGCACTGGCACAAAGTAAAATTGATTACGACGTAAAAAAATTTCACGATTTCAGGGAAGTTTGCCATTTACCGGAAGTTGATATTGTGCACATTGCCACGCCTCCCCACTGGCACGGGCTAATGGCTGTTGAAGCAGCAAAAGCCGGAAAAGATATTTGGTGTGAAAAACCAATGACCCGAACCATCGGAGAAGGTAAAAAAGTGGTGGAAGCCGTAAATGCTCATGGAAGAATGTTTCGACTAAACACCTGGTTTCGTTTTAAAGATACTTTTTACGGACTGGGAACAGATGTAAAACCACTTAAAAAAATTATTGACAGCGGAATTCTGGGATGGCCGTTAAAAGTTACCGTGAGCGGAATTACCGGCTACGACTGGAAATTTTACTGGAGCGGGGAACACAATTTAAAACCTATGCCGGTACCGGAAAACCTCGATTACGATTTTTGGCTGGGGCCTGCTCCATATAAACCTTACAACCCAAACCGTGTGCACGCGAAATTTCGCGGGTACTGGGATTACGATGGCGGCGGATTAGGTGATATGGGGCAGCATTATCTCGACCCGGTTCAATATTTGCTGGGAAAAGACGATACCAGCCCGGTAAAAATTGAAGTGGATGCCCCACAACAACACTACGATGCAGTAGGCTCATGGAGGAGAATTACCTATACTTATGCCGATGGTTGCCAAATAATATTGGATGGTGAAAACCGGGATAAAGATGCGGCATATATTGAAGGACCAAACGGAAAAATTTTCAGGGGATTTAAATCAGACATTCCTAATCTTCACAAATTCCTGGAAACACTTCCTGATCCCGAGCCACAAATTTCCATTTTCTCGGAATCGGTAAAAACACGCAAAAAATTTGCATTAAATGAAACCAATGGGTTCCGTTCAGCAACAATGGTAAATCTGGGAATTATTGCAGTGCGACTTGGAAGAACACTTCATTTTGATCCTGAACAACTTGAGTTTATCGATGACGAGGGGGCAAACAAAATGATCAATCAACCCATGCGTGCTCCATGGACAATTTAAAGAACGAAAGATTAACTATTAAGGATTAAAACGATGAAAAAAAATATTTCCAAATTATTTACCATTCTCCTGCTAACGGTGGCTTTTTTAAATTCCTTTGCACAAGATCACCGGACTCTTGATACAAAAGTCGCCGATATCCTGGCACAAATGCCAACAAAAGATCTGGTTCACCGCGACCGTGTTATCGCCGAAATGGTTGAACTGGGACCGGAGGGATTTCAAAAATTTTCAGAATTACTTGTTCCACTTGGTACCGGCGACGATACTGCCGTTCGTTTTGCGATTAACAGTTTGGCAAGATACTCAAGTGCCTTTGGGAAGGAAGAAGAAAAAACTTTTACAGAGACCCAACTTTTAAAAGCTTTGGATGCCCACCACAACATTGAAGTAAAAACGTTTATACTCAATCAGTTGATTTTAGTTGCCGGCGATAAAACCGTTGATGCCATCAAAAAATACCTGGCAGAAAAAGATTTGACCGAGCCAACAACCCAAACACTTACCGGAATTGGTTCAGAAAAAGCAGCGTGGGCATTGTTTGAAGCACTCCCCAAAGTTCAGGAAGATGCCACAAGAGCTACACTGGTAAGAGCGCTTGGAGTTCTGGAATACAATCAGGCTGCTGATGCAATTGCACATTTTGCAGAAACCGAAAATCAGAAATTAAAAAAAGCTGCGTTGGCAGCACTTGCCAACATCGGTTCTCCTGCCTCATATAAAACATTGTACAACGCCGCAAAAAATGTTGACTTTACGTATGAAGCAACCAACGCAACTGAGGCTTTTTTAAATTATACTGAAAAACTGGGAGAAAAAAACCAGGTAGAGCTTTGTAAAAAAGCCTGCAAAGTAATTTTCAAAACCAACCAAAGCGCGGAAAAATTGCACAATTATTCAAAAGCTCTGGCAATCTATTCTAAATATTTTGGAGCAGATGCTTTGCCGCTTTTACTGGAAGCAGTGGATAACAACGACAAAGCTTTCCGTTATTCCGCTTTAAATTTGGCGGAAAAAACCGATGATATTGCCAG
This genomic interval carries:
- a CDS encoding Gfo/Idh/MocA family oxidoreductase → MSKINQTSRRRFLKSALVAGAGFTVVPRHVLGGNGFIPPSDQLTKAIIGVGGMGRGHIPYEGTRVVAICDVDTEHLALAQSKIDYDVKKFHDFREVCHLPEVDIVHIATPPHWHGLMAVEAAKAGKDIWCEKPMTRTIGEGKKVVEAVNAHGRMFRLNTWFRFKDTFYGLGTDVKPLKKIIDSGILGWPLKVTVSGITGYDWKFYWSGEHNLKPMPVPENLDYDFWLGPAPYKPYNPNRVHAKFRGYWDYDGGGLGDMGQHYLDPVQYLLGKDDTSPVKIEVDAPQQHYDAVGSWRRITYTYADGCQIILDGENRDKDAAYIEGPNGKIFRGFKSDIPNLHKFLETLPDPEPQISIFSESVKTRKKFALNETNGFRSATMVNLGIIAVRLGRTLHFDPEQLEFIDDEGANKMINQPMRAPWTI